In Aquila chrysaetos chrysaetos chromosome 2, bAquChr1.4, whole genome shotgun sequence, the following are encoded in one genomic region:
- the HNRNPLL gene encoding heterogeneous nuclear ribonucleoprotein L-like, whose product MSSPSSGERYEEEEEEEEEDGAYESQAKRLKPSAAAEEGEIEYSGAEESESRRDKPAPPRGGGFSGGDAGGSHHKVSVSPVVHVRGLCESVVEADLVEALEKFGTICYVMMMPFKRQALVEFENVESAKKCVTFAADEPVYIAGQQAFFNYSTSKRITRPGNTDDPSGGNKVLLLSIQNPLYPITVDVLYTVCNPVGKVQRIVIFKRNGIQAMVEFESVFCAQKAKAALNGADIYAGCCTLKIEYARPTRLNVIRNDNDSWDYTKPYLGRRDRGKGRQRQAILGEHPSSFRHDGYGSHGPLLPLPSRYRMGSRDTPELVAYPLPQASSSYMHGGNPSGSVVMVSGLHQLKMNCSRVFNLFCLYGNIEKVKFMKTIPGTALVEMGDEYAVERAVTHLNNVKLFGKRLNVCVSKQHSVVPSQIFELEDGTSSYKDFAMSKNNRFTSAGQASKNIIQPPSCVLHYYNVPLCVTEETFVKLCEDHEVLSFIKYKVFDPKPSAKTLSGLLEWECKTDAVEALTVLNHYQIRVPNGSNPYTLKLCFSTSSHL is encoded by the exons ATGTCGTCGCCGTCGTCCGGAGAGCGGtacgaggaagaggaggaggaggaggaggaggacggcgCCTACGAGAGCCAGGCCAAGCGGCTGAAGCCCAGCGCCGCTGCCGAGGAAGGCGAGATCGAGTACAGCGGCGCGGAGGAGAGCGAGAGCCGGCGGGACaagccggccccgccgcgcggCGGGGGCTTCTCGGGCGGG GATGCTGGGGGAAGTCATCACAAAGTCTCTGTTTCTCCTGTCGTCCATGTCCGAGGGCTGTGTGAATCAGTTGTGGAAGCAGATCTTGTGGAAGCTCTTGAAAAGTTTGGAACCATATG CTATGTCATGATGATGCCATTTAAGCGCCAGGCTCTGGTGGAGTTTGAAAACGTAGAAAGTGCAAAGAAATGTGTAACGTTTGCAGCAGATGAACCTGTATACATTGCTGGACAGCAAGCCTTTTTCAACTACTCAACAAGTAAGAGGATTACTCGGCCAGGGAACACTGATGACCCATCTGGTGGAAATAAAGTTCTCCTGTTGTCAATTCAGAATCCTCTCTACCCAATTACAGTG gATGTCTTGTATACCGTGTGCAACCCTGTTGGAAAAGTTCAGCGCATTGTTATATTCAAGAGAAATGGAATACAAGCTATGGTTGA GTTTGAATCAGTGTTTTGTGCCCAGAAGGCGAAGGCTGCACTCAATGGAGCAGATATCTATGCAGGATGCTGCACACTAAAAATTGAATATGCAAGG CCAACTCGACTTAATGTCATTAGAAACGACAACGATAGTTGGGACTACACTAAGCCGTATCTGGGCCGACGAG ACAGAGGGAAGGGTCGCCAGAGGCAAGCTATTTTGGGAGAGCACCCATCATCATTTAGACATGATGGTTATG GGTCACACGGTCCTTTGTTGCCATTGCCAAGCCGGTACCGAATGGGATCTCGGGACACTCCAGAACTTGTTGCTTATCCGTTGCCCCAGGCATCCTCTTCTTATATGCATGGTGGAAATCCTTCTGGGTCAGTTGTCATGGTTAGTGGGTTGCATCAGCTAAAGATGAACTGTTCAAGGGTCTTCAACCTGTTCTGCTTGTATGGAAACATTGAGAAG GTGAAATTTATGAAGACTATTCCAGGCACAGCACTGGTTGAAATGGGTGATGAGTATGCTGTGGAAAGAGCTGTTACACATCTCAACAATGTCAAGTTATTTGGAAAGAGACTTAATGTCTG TGTTTCCAAGCAGCATTCAGTAGTTCCAAGCCAGATATTTGAACTGGAGGATGGCACGAGTAGTTACAAGGATTTTGCAATGAGTAAGAATAATCGTTTCACCAGTGCTGGCCAAGCATCTAAGAACATCATCCAACCACCCTCTTGTGTGCTGCATTATTATAATGTTCCCCTGTGTGTAACTGAAGAAACATTTGTAAAG TTATGTGAGGATCATGAAGTTCTCAgctttattaaatacaaagtgTTTGATCCAAAAC CTTCTGCCAAAACACTGTCTGGTCTGTTGGAATGGGAATGTAAGACAGATGCAGTGGAAGCTCTCACTGTACTTAATCACTACCAGATAAGAGTCCCAA ATGGCTCCAACCCTTATACCTTGAAGCTTTGCTTCTCTACGTCATCCCATTTATAG